In Zea mays cultivar B73 chromosome 7, Zm-B73-REFERENCE-NAM-5.0, whole genome shotgun sequence, the following proteins share a genomic window:
- the LOC103633630 gene encoding thaumatin-like protein 1, with protein sequence MASLMISLSSFVILSFFQGAAGGITFTFTNRCGGTVWPGLLANSGSSPLQTTGFELGPGETRSLTAPPGWSGRFWARTGCAFDAASGKGACATGDCGSGEVECRGRGATPPATLAEFTLGGGGKDYYDVSLVDGYNLPMVVEAAAPGCPVTGCLVDLNERCPVELRAGGQACRSACEAFGTPEYCCSGQFGNPDTCHPSPYSQMFKAACPRSYSYAYDDATSTFTCTGTDYSITFCPPRAGTSSSQKATKGPLPTPRDVQLEGDSWLASLATGETDAATSTAAASLLQAASAAAAVVALLL encoded by the exons ATGGCTTCTTTGATGATCAGTCTGTCGTCATTCGTGATCCTATCATTCTTTCAAG GTGCGGCCGGCGGGATCACGTTCACGTTCACGAACCGGTGCGGCGGCACGGTGTGGCCGGGGTTGCTGGCCAACTCCGGGAGCTCGCCGCTGCAGACGACGGGGTTCGAGCTGGGGCCCGGCGAGACGCGGTCGCTGACGGCGCCGCCGGGGTGGTCGGGGCGGTTCTGGGCGCGCACGGGGTGCGCGTTCGACGCCGCGTCGGGCAAGGGCGCGTGCGCGACGGGGGACtgcgggtcgggcgaggtggagtgccGCGGCAGGGGCGCGACCCCGCCGGCGACGCTGGCGGAGTTCACGCTGGGCGGCGGGGGCAAGGACTACTACGACGTGAGCCTGGTGGACGGCTACAACCTGCCCATGGTGGTGGAGGCGGCGGCGCCGGGCTGCCCCGTCACGGGCTGCCTGGTGGACCTCAACGAGCGGTGCCCAGTGGAGCTGCGCGCCGGCGGCCAGGCCTGCCGCAGCGCGTGCGAGGCGTTCGGCACGCCCGAGTACTGCTGCAGCGGCCAGTTCGGCAACCCGGACACGTGCCACCCCTCGCCCTACTCGCAGATGTTTAAGGCGGCGTGCCCGCGCTCCTACAGCTACGCCTACGACGACGCCACCTCCACCTTCACTTGCACCGGCACCGACTACTCCATCACCTTCTGCCCGCCTCGCGCTGGCACGTCCAGCAG CCAGAAGGCGACCAAGGGCCCCTTGCCGACGCCCAGGGACGTGCAGCTCGAGGGCGACTCGTGGCTGGCGAGCCTGGCCACCGGCGAGACGGACGCCGCGACGTCGACGGCGGCGGCGTCGCTGCTCCAGGCCGCATCGGCAGCGGCCGCAGTCGTTGCCTTGCTTTTATGA
- the LOC100501794 gene encoding Protein NUCLEAR FUSION DEFECTIVE 4-like precursor: protein MAGTRWGRWLGLVTAVWVQCISGNNYTFSNYSHALKTLMGLTQLQLNGLSVAKDVGKAFGLLAGLASDRVPTWLLLAVGSLEGLLGYGAQWMVVSGAVAPLPYWQMCVFLCLGGNSTTWMNTAVLVTCIRNFRRSRGPVSGLLKGYVGLSTAIFTDTCSALFADDPASFLVMLAVVPAAVCALAMVFLREGAAAADEDDDGRCFAAINSLAVAIALYLLAADLTGLGGGGGVVFVAVLLVLLASPAAVPAILAWKSWAETRKAANADLEEADSLAAAAPLLLVAKEARAPGERPRLGEEHTIAQTLTSLDFWLMFASFLMGVGTGLAVMNNLGQMGVAMGYVDVSLFVSMTSIWGFFGRIASGTISEHFIKTRGIPRPLWNAASQVLMAVGYIVMALAMPGSLFIGSVVVGICYGVRLAVTVPTASELFGLKYYGLVYNVLILNLPLGSFLFSGLLAGLLYDAEATAVPGGGNTCVGAHCYRLVFLIMALACVVGFGLDVLLCVRTKRVYAKIHESKRLSRSAVAERVG from the exons ATGGCGGGGACGCGCTGGGGGCGGTGGCTGGGGCTGGTGACGGCGGTGTGGGTGCAGTGCATCTCCGGCAACAACTACACCTTCTCCAACTACTCGCACGCGCTCAAGACGCTCATGGGCCTCACGCAGCTGCAGCTCAACGGCCTCTCCGTCGCCAAGGACGTCGGCAAGGCGTTCGGCCTCCTCGCGGGGCTGGCGTCCGACCGCGTCCCCACCTGGCTCCTCCTCGCCGTCGGCTCCCTCGAGGGCCTCCTCGGCTACGGCGCGCAGTGGATGGTCGTGTCCGGGGCCGTCGCGCCGCTCCCGTACTGGCAGATGTGCGTCTTCCTCTGTCTCGGCGGGAACAGCACCACATGGATGAACACCGCCGTGCTCGTCACCTGCATCCGCAACTTCCGCCGGAGTAGGGGCCCCGTCTCCGGCCTGCTCAAGGGCTACGTCGGCCTCAGCACCGCCATCTTCACCGACACCTGCTCCGCGCTCTTCGCCGACGACCCGGCCTCGTTCCTCGTCATGCTCGCCGTCGTGCCGGCCGCCGTCTGCGCGCTCGCCATGGTGTTCCTCCGCGAGGGCGCCGCCGCtgcggacgaggacgacgacgggcGCTGCTTCGCCGCGATCAACTCGCTCGCCGTGGCAATCGCGCTGTACCTCCTCGCCGCGGACCTCACGGGGCTCGGCGGCGGGGGCGGGGTCGTCTTCGTCGCCGTGCTCCTGGTGCTCCTCGCGTCCCCCGCTGCCGTGCCGGCGATCCTGGCGTGGAAATCGTGGGCGGAGACCCGCAAGGCCGCGAACGCCGACCTCGAGGAGGCGGACTCCTTGGCCGCGGCCGCGCCGCTGCTTCTCGTCGCGAAGGAGGCGCGTGCTCCCGGAGAGCGGCCGCGCCTCGGGGAGGAGCACACGATCGCGCAGACGCTCACGTCGCTGGACTTCTGGCTGATGTTCGCGTCGTTCCTGATGGGCGTGGGCACGGGGCTGGCCGTGATGAACAACCTGGGGCAGATGGGCGTGGCCATGGGCTACGTCGACGTCTCCCTCTTCGTCTCCATGACCAGCATCTGGGGATTCTTCGGTCGCATCGCCTCCGGCACCATCTCCGAGCACTTCATCAA GACACGAGGTATTCCCCGCCCGCTGTGGAACGCAGCCTCGCAGGTCCTGATGGCCGTCGGATACATCGTGATGGCGCTGGCGATGCCAGGCTCCCTCTTCATCGGCTCGGTGGTCGTCGGCATCTGCTACGGCGTGCGGCTGGCGGTCACCGTGCCCACGGCGTCGGAGCTGTTCGGCCTCAAGTACTACGGTCTCGTCTACAACGTCCTCATCCTCAACCTGCCGCTCGGCTCCTTCCTCTTCTCGGGCCTGCTGGCGGGCCTCCTCTACGACGCGGAAGCCACCGCggtgcccggcggcggcaacacCTGCGTCGGCGCACACTGCTACCGCCTCGTCTTCCTGATCATGGCGCTCGCCTGCGTCGTCGGGTTCGGCCTCGACGTCCTGCTCTGCGTCCGGACGAAGAGGGTGTACGCCAAGATCCACGAGAGCAAGCGGTTGAGCAGGTCAGCCGTGGCGGAGAGGGTGGGTTAG
- the LOC100501794 gene encoding protein NUCLEAR FUSION DEFECTIVE 4-like isoform X1 produces MAGTRWGRWLGLVTAVWVQCISGNNYTFSNYSHALKTLMGLTQLQLNGLSVAKDVGKAFGLLAGLASDRVPTWLLLAVGSLEGLLGYGAQWMVVSGAVAPLPYWQMCVFLCLGGNSTTWMNTAVLVTCIRNFRRSRGPVSGLLKGYVGLSTAIFTDTCSALFADDPASFLVMLAVVPAAVCALAMVFLREGAAAADEDDDGRCFAAINSLAVAIALYLLAADLTGLGGGGGVVFVAVLLVLLASPAAVPAILAWKSWAETRKAANADLEEADSLAAAAPLLLVAKEARAPGERPRLGEEHTIAQTLTSLDFWLMFASFLMGVGTGLAVMNNLGQMGVAMGYVDVSLFVSMTSIWGFFGRIASGTISEHFINAQDTRYSPPAVERSLAGPDGRRIHRDGAGDARLPLHRLGGRRHLLRRAAGGHRAHGVGAVRPQVLRSRLQRPHPQPAARLLPLLGPAGGPPLRRGSHRGARRRQHLRRRTLLPPRLPDHGARLRRRVRPRRPALRPDEEGVRQDPREQAVEQVSRGGEGGLA; encoded by the exons ATGGCGGGGACGCGCTGGGGGCGGTGGCTGGGGCTGGTGACGGCGGTGTGGGTGCAGTGCATCTCCGGCAACAACTACACCTTCTCCAACTACTCGCACGCGCTCAAGACGCTCATGGGCCTCACGCAGCTGCAGCTCAACGGCCTCTCCGTCGCCAAGGACGTCGGCAAGGCGTTCGGCCTCCTCGCGGGGCTGGCGTCCGACCGCGTCCCCACCTGGCTCCTCCTCGCCGTCGGCTCCCTCGAGGGCCTCCTCGGCTACGGCGCGCAGTGGATGGTCGTGTCCGGGGCCGTCGCGCCGCTCCCGTACTGGCAGATGTGCGTCTTCCTCTGTCTCGGCGGGAACAGCACCACATGGATGAACACCGCCGTGCTCGTCACCTGCATCCGCAACTTCCGCCGGAGTAGGGGCCCCGTCTCCGGCCTGCTCAAGGGCTACGTCGGCCTCAGCACCGCCATCTTCACCGACACCTGCTCCGCGCTCTTCGCCGACGACCCGGCCTCGTTCCTCGTCATGCTCGCCGTCGTGCCGGCCGCCGTCTGCGCGCTCGCCATGGTGTTCCTCCGCGAGGGCGCCGCCGCtgcggacgaggacgacgacgggcGCTGCTTCGCCGCGATCAACTCGCTCGCCGTGGCAATCGCGCTGTACCTCCTCGCCGCGGACCTCACGGGGCTCGGCGGCGGGGGCGGGGTCGTCTTCGTCGCCGTGCTCCTGGTGCTCCTCGCGTCCCCCGCTGCCGTGCCGGCGATCCTGGCGTGGAAATCGTGGGCGGAGACCCGCAAGGCCGCGAACGCCGACCTCGAGGAGGCGGACTCCTTGGCCGCGGCCGCGCCGCTGCTTCTCGTCGCGAAGGAGGCGCGTGCTCCCGGAGAGCGGCCGCGCCTCGGGGAGGAGCACACGATCGCGCAGACGCTCACGTCGCTGGACTTCTGGCTGATGTTCGCGTCGTTCCTGATGGGCGTGGGCACGGGGCTGGCCGTGATGAACAACCTGGGGCAGATGGGCGTGGCCATGGGCTACGTCGACGTCTCCCTCTTCGTCTCCATGACCAGCATCTGGGGATTCTTCGGTCGCATCGCCTCCGGCACCATCTCCGAGCACTTCATCAA TGCCCAGGACACGAGGTATTCCCCGCCCGCTGTGGAACGCAGCCTCGCAGGTCCTGATGGCCGTCGGATACATCGTGATGGCGCTGGCGATGCCAGGCTCCCTCTTCATCGGCTCGGTGGTCGTCGGCATCTGCTACGGCGTGCGGCTGGCGGTCACCGTGCCCACGGCGTCGGAGCTGTTCGGCCTCAAGTACTACGGTCTCGTCTACAACGTCCTCATCCTCAACCTGCCGCTCGGCTCCTTCCTCTTCTCGGGCCTGCTGGCGGGCCTCCTCTACGACGCGGAAGCCACCGCggtgcccggcggcggcaacacCTGCGTCGGCGCACACTGCTACCGCCTCGTCTTCCTGATCATGGCGCTCGCCTGCGTCGTCGGGTTCGGCCTCGACGTCCTGCTCTGCGTCCGGACGAAGAGGGTGTACGCCAAGATCCACGAGAGCAAGCGGTTGAGCAGGTCAGCCGTGGCGGAGAGGGTGGGTTAGCTTAG